Proteins encoded together in one Amblyomma americanum isolate KBUSLIRL-KWMA chromosome 1, ASM5285725v1, whole genome shotgun sequence window:
- the LOC144094857 gene encoding endochitinase-like, producing MRTDEYVSPCWEESYGQSGTWAGPDLDAPPRGPHENLMRWMFLVLSALLTTASVALLATALLQPSGSGHHHRTHTTPHAGPPPAVQGPKGHKEGAAVQAAKNAAASNRVVVVHAPAGNFMGKQGRARNEPGARMAAPIRRKHERKEVKPEIHCVYNNKAPEYPLPFTPSDIPVGLCASAIYCCLGPTSDGTNLTFLHVDPKNGPLDLETFSSVLHSMDPTMRRHIAVGGPRLNYAHLARALRDSASRSEFVNSVMGWLNRPHLESFGFVLHIIQPEKVSKHRSLDALVLELSSKLNSRTFMLTLPLNGEVESRYFHPLTYKSVNAFIKMSHRFGTPIIGSCPNPVRGLRTHSLQKVIRDVKDKYQDRWDSDIREKTLFTVSLAGYIYWVRNGSLTGLTKGRVEKHALSGYWDICRKVDDASWNHKYIRETGCLTAWSGRNYVSSLSPKSFTFLDGTREMKGVVVFDIEKDDFKGMCGDPYPMLRALRESLTKFEEIK from the exons ATGCGCACCGACGAGTACGTGAGTCCCTGCTGGGAGGAGTCGTACGGCCAGTCCGGCACGTGGGCCGGCCCGGACCTGGACGCGCCACCCCGGGGCCCCCACGAGAACCTCATGCGCTGGATGTTCCTGGTGCTCAGCGCGCTGCTCACCACAGCCAGCGTCGCGCTGCTGGCCACGGCGCTGTTGCAACCGAGTGGGTCGGGCCATCACCACCGTACGCACACCACGCCACACGCCGGCCCGCCGCCCGCCGTGCAAGGCCCCAAG GGTCACAAAGAGGGCGCTGCCGTTCAGGCGGCCAAGAACGCTGCTGCGTCCAACCGCGTCGTCGTGGTCCATGCGCCCGCCGGTAACTTCATGGGGAAGCAAGGCAGGGCCCGCAACGAGCCTGGAGCCCGCATGGCGGCGCCGATTCGCCGGAAACACGAGAGGAAAGAGGTGAAG CCGGAAATCCACTGCGTCTACAACAACAAGGCTCCCGAGTACCCACTGCCCTTCACGCCCAGTGACATTCCCGTGGGTCTCTGCGCTTCGGCGATTTACTGCTGCCTCGGTCCAACAAGCGACGGCACCAACCTTACGTTCCTCCACGTTGACCCCAAGAACGGACCGCTTGACCTTGAAACCTTCAGCTCGGTGCTGCACAGCATGGACCCTACCATGAGACGCCACATCGCAGTAGGCGGACCTCGGTTGAACTACGCCCACCTGGCGAGGGCCCTCCGGGACTCCGCTTCGAGGTCCGAATTTGTGAATAGCGTCATGGGCTGGCTGAACCGTCCACATCTGGAATCCTTCGGGTTCGTGCTTCACATAATCCAACCGGAGAAGGTCTCCAAGCACCGTTCGCTGGACGCGCTCGTCCTAGAGCTGTCAAGCAAGCTCAATTCTAGGACGTTTATGCTGACTTTACCCCTGAACGGTGAGGTGGAGAGCAGGTACTTTCACCCACTCACATACAAGAGCGTGAATGCGTTTATAAAAATGTCGCACCGCTTTGGCACCCCCATTATCGGTAGCTGTCCGAACCCAGTGCGTGGTTTGCGGACTCATTCGCTGCAGAAGGTCATCAGGGATGTCAAGGACAAGTACCAAGACCGCTGGGACAGTGACATCAGGGAGAAGACTCTGTTCACAGTGTCCCTCGCAGGCTACATCTACTGGGTGAGGAACGGCTCACTGACAGGCTTGACCAAAGGCCGAGTGGAAAAGCATGCGCTCTCCGGATACTGGGACATATGTCGCAAAGTGGACGACGCCAGTTGGAACCACAAGTACATAAGAGAGACCGGCTGCCTCACGGCTTGGTCCGGCCGCAACTACGTGTCATCTCTCTCACCCAAGTCATTCACGTTTTTGGACGGCACGAGAGAGATGAAGGGCGTCGTGGTATTCGACATTGAGAAGGACGATTTCAAGGGCATGTGCGGCGACCCGTACCCCATGCTCAGGGCTCTCAGGGAAAGCCTTACAAAATTTGAAGAAATCAagtga